A part of Paenibacillus sp. IHBB 10380 genomic DNA contains:
- the murA gene encoding UDP-N-acetylglucosamine 1-carboxyvinyltransferase: MSKFIVRGGNRLTGSVKVSGAKNSVLPIIAASLLGEVGQSVIYDAPPLDDVMTISKVLESFGVSVTYDNEVMHVNAESITTCEAPYELIRKMRASFLVMGPLLTRMGYTRISLPGGCAIGTRPIDQHLKGFEALGAEISLGQGYIEARSNGRLRGAKIYLDVASVGATENIMMAATLAEGVTIIENAAKEPEIVDLANYLNGMGAKVRGAGTGIIRIEGVDQLHGVSHTVIPDRVEAGTYMVAAAITGGDVYVEGAIADHLGPVISKMQEMGVTIEPDENGVRVIAKQPLRSVDIKTLPYPGFPTDMQSQMMSLLLVSQGTSVVTETVFENRFMHVDEFQHMNAEIKVEGRTAIITGGATLNGAKVCATDLRAGAALILLGLVANGTTEVEGVHHIDRGYVHLAEKLSALGADIWRISVKDKVSVEQPSIKETVKEDVKRFSVQPTWG, from the coding sequence ATGAGCAAATTTATCGTCCGCGGTGGCAATAGATTGACCGGAAGTGTCAAAGTCAGCGGAGCAAAAAATTCAGTTCTTCCGATCATCGCTGCCTCTTTACTGGGGGAAGTTGGGCAAAGCGTTATTTATGACGCTCCTCCTCTTGACGATGTAATGACGATTAGTAAGGTGCTGGAATCATTCGGCGTAAGTGTTACTTACGACAACGAAGTGATGCATGTGAATGCAGAGTCAATAACAACTTGTGAGGCTCCTTATGAATTGATCCGCAAAATGCGCGCATCCTTTCTCGTAATGGGTCCGTTACTGACACGTATGGGTTATACCCGAATTTCATTGCCAGGTGGATGTGCAATTGGTACACGACCAATTGATCAACATCTTAAGGGATTTGAAGCACTAGGAGCTGAGATCAGCCTAGGACAAGGATACATTGAAGCGAGAAGTAATGGCAGACTACGTGGTGCCAAGATTTATTTGGACGTTGCAAGCGTAGGAGCTACTGAGAATATTATGATGGCTGCTACTTTAGCCGAAGGTGTTACGATAATTGAGAATGCGGCAAAAGAGCCGGAAATTGTCGATTTAGCTAACTATTTGAATGGAATGGGTGCCAAAGTTCGCGGTGCTGGGACGGGTATTATTCGAATCGAAGGCGTCGACCAACTGCATGGGGTGAGTCATACCGTTATTCCTGACCGAGTTGAAGCAGGTACATATATGGTTGCAGCCGCCATTACAGGCGGTGACGTGTATGTAGAGGGTGCGATTGCTGATCATTTGGGCCCCGTTATTTCGAAGATGCAAGAGATGGGTGTAACGATAGAGCCAGATGAGAACGGTGTGCGTGTGATTGCGAAGCAACCACTTCGTTCAGTAGATATTAAGACATTGCCATATCCGGGATTCCCGACAGATATGCAATCTCAAATGATGTCTCTTCTACTTGTATCTCAAGGTACGAGCGTTGTTACTGAGACGGTATTCGAGAATCGCTTCATGCATGTGGATGAGTTTCAACACATGAATGCAGAGATTAAAGTCGAAGGTCGGACAGCTATTATCACGGGCGGTGCAACATTAAACGGTGCTAAAGTATGTGCAACAGATTTACGAGCAGGTGCAGCGTTAATCTTGTTGGGACTTGTTGCTAATGGAACAACTGAGGTTGAGGGTGTGCATCATATTGATCGCGGATATGTTCATTTGGCTGAGAAGTTGTCTGCACTTGGTGCAGATATTTGGCGAATTTCCGTTAAGGACAAAGTTTCTGTCGAACAGCCTTCAATTAAAGAGACAGTGAAAGAAGATGTTAAGCGTTTCTCAGTGCAGCCAACTTGGGGGTAA
- a CDS encoding DUF1146 family protein, producing the protein MDLSGANNVSGVVGVSGLVSIVVSLICIALAWWALQNLKLDLFIRHPKSAQGRLLQLLIAVVLGHFVSGFILDYMTWSQMIRYMF; encoded by the coding sequence ATGGACCTAAGCGGAGCAAATAACGTATCAGGAGTTGTTGGCGTTAGCGGTCTGGTCTCGATCGTGGTGTCACTCATATGTATTGCGCTGGCATGGTGGGCTTTACAAAATTTGAAGCTTGATTTATTCATTCGTCACCCGAAAAGTGCACAGGGTAGGCTGCTTCAGTTATTAATAGCCGTAGTTCTAGGTCACTTTGTGTCGGGCTTTATACTGGATTACATGACATGGAGTCAAATGATCAGATATATGTTTTAA
- a CDS encoding F0F1 ATP synthase subunit epsilon — protein sequence MSTILLEIVTPDHTAYTGQVEGLIVRGVEGALGILPGHIPFVTPLQVAPIIVQLGKEQLSIAISGGFVEVRKDKVVILAESAELSEEIDVERARAAQERAERRLAARSTQDHIDFQRAELALKRAMNRIDVSGQSDK from the coding sequence ATGAGTACCATTTTACTTGAAATTGTGACGCCTGATCATACAGCCTATACTGGACAGGTTGAAGGGCTGATCGTTCGTGGTGTTGAAGGTGCACTTGGTATTTTACCCGGCCATATTCCCTTTGTAACTCCATTACAAGTAGCGCCCATCATTGTTCAATTGGGTAAAGAACAGCTCTCAATTGCAATAAGCGGTGGCTTCGTGGAAGTTCGGAAGGACAAAGTGGTTATATTGGCTGAGAGTGCTGAGCTTTCAGAGGAAATTGATGTGGAACGTGCCCGTGCTGCTCAAGAACGTGCCGAACGTCGTTTGGCTGCTCGCAGTACTCAGGATCATATTGATTTCCAACGTGCAGAGCTTGCTCTGAAGAGAGCGATGAACCGGATCGATGTATCGGGCCAGTCCGATAAATAA
- the atpD gene encoding F0F1 ATP synthase subunit beta, which yields MNKGRVVSIMGAVVDIEFERGQLPEIFNAIKIETVLPNGRQINLTLEASNHLGDNRVRCIAMSSTDGLIRGMDAVDLGSPISVPVGPNTLGRVFNVLGEPIDQAGEVVSEVKNPIHRQAPKYDELSTQAEMLETGIKVIDLLAPYQKGGKIGLFGGAGVGKTVAIQELINNIAQEHGGISVFAGVGERTREGNDLYHEMTDSGVIKKTAMVFGQMNEPPGARLRVALTGLTMAEYFRDQEGKDVLLFIDNIFRFTQAGSEVSALLGRMPSAVGYQPTLATEMGQLQERITSTKKGSVTSIQAIYVPADDYTDPAPATTFAHLDATTNLERKISEMGIYPAVDPLASSSRILTPEVVGEEHYNVAQGVKQILARYNELQDIIAILGMDEISEDDKLTVGRARRIQRFLSQPFHVAEQFNGFPGKYVAVKDTVRSFKEILEGKHDNLPEAAFLFVGTIEEAVEKAKTM from the coding sequence ATGAACAAAGGACGCGTTGTCAGCATTATGGGTGCGGTTGTCGACATCGAATTTGAACGAGGTCAACTTCCGGAGATCTTCAATGCGATTAAAATTGAAACTGTCCTACCTAATGGTAGACAGATCAATCTGACGTTAGAAGCTTCAAATCACTTGGGTGATAATAGAGTACGTTGTATTGCTATGTCAAGTACAGATGGTTTGATTCGTGGTATGGATGCTGTTGATCTAGGTTCCCCAATCTCAGTACCTGTAGGTCCTAATACATTGGGACGGGTATTTAACGTACTAGGAGAGCCAATTGACCAAGCTGGTGAAGTCGTATCTGAGGTTAAGAACCCGATTCACCGTCAAGCTCCTAAATATGATGAACTGTCAACTCAAGCTGAAATGCTTGAAACAGGTATCAAGGTTATCGACCTTCTGGCTCCGTATCAAAAAGGTGGTAAAATCGGCCTTTTCGGTGGTGCAGGTGTTGGTAAAACGGTTGCCATTCAAGAATTGATCAACAATATCGCGCAGGAACATGGTGGTATTTCCGTGTTTGCGGGTGTTGGTGAACGTACACGTGAAGGTAATGACTTGTATCATGAAATGACAGACTCTGGCGTTATCAAGAAGACGGCTATGGTATTCGGTCAAATGAATGAACCACCAGGTGCACGTCTACGTGTTGCCTTGACAGGCTTAACAATGGCAGAATATTTCCGCGATCAAGAAGGAAAAGACGTTCTTCTCTTTATTGACAATATTTTCCGGTTTACACAAGCCGGTTCAGAAGTATCCGCATTGCTCGGCCGTATGCCGTCAGCTGTAGGTTACCAACCAACACTGGCAACAGAAATGGGTCAATTGCAAGAGCGTATCACTTCTACCAAAAAAGGTTCTGTAACGTCTATTCAAGCTATTTATGTTCCTGCGGATGACTATACGGATCCAGCACCAGCAACAACATTTGCTCACTTGGATGCAACGACAAACTTGGAACGTAAAATTTCTGAGATGGGTATTTACCCTGCCGTAGATCCACTGGCATCAAGTTCCCGTATTCTTACACCGGAAGTTGTTGGTGAAGAACATTACAACGTAGCTCAAGGGGTAAAACAAATCTTGGCTCGTTATAACGAACTACAAGATATTATTGCTATCCTCGGTATGGACGAGATTAGTGAAGATGATAAATTGACAGTTGGTCGTGCGCGTAGAATCCAACGTTTCTTGTCACAACCATTCCACGTTGCTGAGCAATTTAATGGATTCCCAGGTAAATATGTAGCTGTCAAAGACACTGTGCGTAGTTTCAAGGAAATCCTTGAAGGTAAACACGATAATCTTCCTGAAGCAGCTTTCCTCTTTGTAGGAACGATTGAAGAAGCAGTTGAAAAAGCGAAGACAATGTAA
- the atpG gene encoding ATP synthase F1 subunit gamma, translating into MARGLRDIKRQIKSVQSTKQITKAMEMVAASKLRRAQEKAQSARPYSDKLKEVVNSIAAASDGNSHPMFEQRPVKKTGYLVITSDRGLAGGYNANILKKVMGIIAERHQSKDEYVLFVIGRKGRDYFRRREMPIVGELTDLSDTPSFADIKSIAYAAVRQFEEGQIDELFICYNRFVNALTQVPEAEQLLPMKTLESDKIEANYEYEPSAAGVLEVLLPKYAETLIFGALLDGKASELGSRMTAMGSATKNATKMIGELQLTYNRARQAAITQEISEIVAGANAQS; encoded by the coding sequence ATGGCAAGAGGATTACGTGATATTAAACGCCAAATTAAGAGTGTGCAGAGTACGAAACAAATCACCAAGGCGATGGAAATGGTAGCGGCTTCGAAGCTTAGAAGAGCTCAGGAGAAGGCCCAATCAGCTCGCCCATACTCTGACAAGCTTAAAGAAGTAGTGAACAGTATTGCTGCGGCATCCGATGGAAACTCGCATCCAATGTTTGAACAACGTCCTGTTAAAAAAACAGGGTATCTGGTCATAACTTCGGATCGCGGTCTTGCTGGTGGCTATAATGCTAACATTTTGAAAAAAGTGATGGGGATTATTGCTGAACGTCATCAATCCAAAGATGAATACGTATTGTTTGTCATTGGACGTAAAGGAAGAGATTACTTCCGACGTAGAGAGATGCCTATCGTAGGAGAGCTCACAGATTTGTCGGATACACCTTCATTTGCTGACATTAAATCGATTGCTTATGCAGCGGTGCGTCAATTCGAAGAAGGTCAGATCGATGAGTTGTTCATCTGTTACAATCGTTTCGTGAATGCATTGACACAAGTTCCTGAAGCGGAACAATTGTTGCCAATGAAGACTTTAGAATCAGACAAGATCGAAGCTAATTATGAATATGAGCCGTCTGCGGCAGGTGTTCTTGAAGTGCTTCTTCCGAAATATGCTGAGACACTCATTTTTGGCGCCCTATTGGACGGTAAAGCTAGTGAACTTGGTTCGAGAATGACGGCGATGGGTAGTGCTACCAAGAACGCGACAAAAATGATCGGTGAATTACAGCTTACTTATAACCGTGCTCGCCAAGCAGCGATTACTCAAGAAATATCCGAGATTGTGGCAGGAGCAAATGCTCAATCTTAA
- the atpA gene encoding F0F1 ATP synthase subunit alpha, whose translation MSIRPEEISTLIKSQIEQYKSDIEVAEVGTVIQVSDGIARVYGLENAMSGELLEFSNGVVGLVLNLEESNVGVVILGPYTDIKEGDQVKRTGQIMQVPVGEALLGRVVNGLGEPIDGKGPIAATEFRPVESSAPGVIDRKSVHEPMQTGIKAIDAMVPIGRGQRELIIGDRQTGKTAIAIDTIINQKGNGVKCIYVAIGQKQSTVAQVVETLRRHGALEYTIVVTASASDPSPLLYIAPYAGCAMGEYFMYKGEHALIIYDDLTKQASAYRELSLLLRRPPGREAYPGDVFYLHSRLLERAAKLSDAMGGGSLTALPFIETQASDVAAYIPTNVISITDGQIFLESELFYSGQRPAINVGVSVSRVGGSAQIKAMKKVAGGLKLDLAQYRELQAFSQFGSDLDKSTLARLNRGARLMEILKQGVNQPLQVEYQVISLYAAVKGHLDDIPVSEIRRFEKEYLTFVESNHPEILQSIRDTKDLTADNETALKDAIAKFIKGFAVSV comes from the coding sequence TTGAGTATCAGACCTGAAGAAATTAGTACGCTGATTAAAAGTCAAATTGAACAATATAAATCTGACATTGAAGTGGCAGAAGTCGGAACTGTCATTCAAGTTAGTGATGGTATCGCTCGTGTATACGGGCTTGAGAACGCAATGTCCGGGGAGCTATTGGAATTTTCCAATGGTGTAGTCGGATTGGTGCTCAACTTGGAAGAAAGTAATGTGGGTGTTGTTATTCTTGGACCTTACACTGACATTAAAGAAGGCGACCAAGTGAAACGTACGGGTCAAATTATGCAAGTACCTGTAGGTGAAGCTCTACTTGGACGAGTAGTTAATGGCCTAGGTGAGCCAATCGATGGTAAAGGACCAATTGCTGCAACGGAGTTCCGCCCGGTAGAGAGCAGTGCGCCAGGCGTTATCGATCGCAAATCGGTTCATGAACCGATGCAAACGGGAATTAAAGCTATTGATGCCATGGTACCCATTGGTCGCGGCCAACGCGAGCTTATCATTGGTGACCGTCAAACAGGTAAAACAGCAATTGCAATCGACACCATCATTAACCAAAAGGGTAATGGCGTTAAGTGTATCTATGTTGCAATCGGTCAAAAACAATCAACTGTTGCACAAGTCGTTGAGACCCTTCGTCGTCATGGCGCACTAGAGTACACGATTGTTGTTACAGCATCTGCATCAGATCCATCTCCACTACTCTATATTGCACCGTATGCAGGTTGCGCTATGGGTGAATATTTCATGTACAAAGGCGAACATGCCCTTATTATTTATGATGACTTGACTAAACAAGCATCTGCTTATCGTGAACTTTCCTTGCTACTTCGTCGTCCACCAGGTCGGGAAGCATATCCAGGGGATGTATTCTATCTGCATTCCCGTCTATTAGAGCGTGCAGCGAAGCTTAGTGATGCAATGGGTGGAGGTTCATTAACCGCACTACCGTTCATTGAAACACAAGCATCGGATGTTGCAGCCTACATTCCAACGAACGTTATCTCCATTACTGATGGACAAATCTTCTTGGAATCTGAATTGTTCTATTCAGGTCAACGCCCAGCGATTAACGTCGGTGTATCCGTATCCCGCGTAGGGGGTTCGGCACAAATTAAGGCAATGAAGAAAGTTGCAGGCGGTCTGAAGCTCGATCTTGCGCAATACCGTGAGCTTCAAGCGTTCTCCCAATTTGGTTCTGATCTAGATAAATCGACATTGGCACGTTTGAATCGTGGTGCAAGATTAATGGAAATTCTGAAACAAGGCGTAAACCAACCGCTTCAAGTTGAATATCAAGTCATCAGCTTGTATGCAGCGGTTAAGGGTCATTTGGATGATATTCCAGTATCCGAAATCCGTCGTTTTGAGAAAGAATATTTAACATTCGTTGAGAGCAATCATCCTGAAATTCTTCAATCCATTCGTGATACGAAAGATTTGACAGCAGACAACGAGACTGCGCTGAAAGATGCTATTGCGAAATTTATAAAAGGCTTTGCTGTTTCGGTTTAA
- a CDS encoding F0F1 ATP synthase subunit delta, with protein sequence MSRDTVVAKRYAKALFDVASQEQRTVEVEQDLKSIVEAIQSNPDIEAFLSTPNISEADKLNALSRALQGKLSQTVINTVELLVKRRRTNIFPDLLESYVKFEGESLGRADAVVYSTYQLDEREKETVAAEFGQIVHKNIRVTNIIDKSLLGGLKVVIGDTLYDGSLSGKLARLEQSFARQA encoded by the coding sequence ATGAGTCGAGATACGGTAGTCGCCAAACGGTATGCTAAGGCACTGTTTGATGTGGCATCACAGGAGCAAAGAACCGTTGAAGTGGAACAGGATTTGAAAAGTATCGTGGAAGCTATCCAATCGAATCCAGATATTGAAGCGTTCCTGTCTACACCAAACATTTCCGAAGCCGATAAATTGAATGCGCTCAGTAGAGCTCTTCAAGGTAAGCTATCTCAGACTGTGATCAATACCGTGGAATTACTTGTGAAACGGCGGAGAACGAATATATTCCCCGATCTTTTAGAGAGCTACGTCAAATTCGAAGGTGAAAGCCTAGGACGGGCGGATGCCGTCGTATATTCCACTTATCAACTTGATGAACGGGAGAAAGAAACCGTGGCAGCTGAGTTTGGTCAAATTGTGCACAAAAATATTCGCGTGACCAATATTATCGATAAAAGTCTGCTCGGAGGATTGAAAGTTGTCATTGGCGATACTTTGTACGATGGAAGCTTGTCAGGCAAGCTTGCGCGTCTGGAGCAATCTTTTGCGAGACAAGCATAG
- the atpF gene encoding F0F1 ATP synthase subunit B, with the protein MEIIWENIVISIASFIILYWALNKFAFSKLFSIMEQRRELVLNQLEDAKQTREQATQYVEDQKVALEEARKEAYDIVERSKQTSSKQAEQILEEASNAVVRLKSEAVRDIESEKNKAVEALRSELGTVSVKIASKLLDKEVKMDNTQEHLVDQYLKEVGGRS; encoded by the coding sequence GTGGAAATTATTTGGGAGAATATCGTTATATCTATAGCTTCGTTTATCATTCTATATTGGGCGCTTAATAAATTCGCTTTTAGCAAATTATTTAGCATTATGGAGCAACGCCGCGAACTCGTTCTTAACCAATTAGAAGATGCTAAACAAACACGGGAACAAGCAACGCAATATGTTGAAGATCAAAAGGTTGCGTTGGAAGAAGCTCGTAAAGAAGCATACGATATCGTTGAACGTTCTAAACAGACAAGCAGTAAACAAGCTGAACAGATTCTTGAGGAAGCTAGCAATGCTGTGGTACGCCTTAAATCTGAGGCTGTTCGCGACATTGAAAGTGAGAAGAACAAGGCTGTTGAAGCATTGAGAAGTGAACTTGGTACTGTTTCAGTGAAAATTGCGTCCAAGCTGCTTGATAAAGAAGTCAAAATGGACAACACGCAAGAGCATCTTGTGGATCAATACCTCAAAGAGGTAGGGGGCAGATCATGA
- the atpE gene encoding F0F1 ATP synthase subunit C, translated as MEFLAAAIAVGLGALGAGLGNGMIVSKTVESIARQPEARNALQTTMFIGVGIVEVIPLAATVIAFLIMFSS; from the coding sequence ATGGAATTTTTAGCAGCAGCAATCGCAGTTGGTTTAGGGGCACTTGGTGCAGGTCTAGGTAACGGTATGATCGTAAGTAAAACAGTTGAATCTATTGCTCGTCAACCAGAAGCACGTAACGCACTACAAACAACGATGTTTATCGGTGTTGGTATCGTCGAAGTTATTCCGTTGGCAGCTACAGTTATCGCCTTCTTGATCATGTTCTCTTCATAA
- the atpB gene encoding F0F1 ATP synthase subunit A, giving the protein MHEQPIIHVGGLNLDLSAIFMLLVSMIVVFVFVRLCVRNLSVENPSKLQNFMEWVVEFVQGLIGSAMDLKKGKPYISLGLTLILFIFVSNLLGLPFSIITEAHGPQEIFGHVIEATKNLGNGEHAEILWWKSPTADINITAGLAIVIFILMNYLGLKLNRKHYLRHYIEPFPIFLPLNIIENLSKPVALAIRLFANIFAGEVLITVILKLSFIGIPFLAVWQGFSIFIGALQAFIFTILSMVYIAQTTIHEDH; this is encoded by the coding sequence ATGCATGAACAACCGATTATCCATGTGGGGGGACTGAATCTCGATCTATCAGCTATTTTTATGTTGCTGGTGAGTATGATCGTCGTATTCGTGTTCGTTAGGCTCTGTGTTCGTAATTTATCGGTAGAGAATCCTTCCAAGCTTCAGAATTTCATGGAATGGGTTGTGGAATTTGTTCAGGGTCTCATTGGAAGCGCAATGGACTTGAAGAAAGGGAAACCTTATATATCTTTAGGGCTTACACTGATCCTGTTCATCTTTGTATCCAACTTGTTGGGACTACCGTTTTCTATCATTACCGAAGCACATGGTCCTCAAGAAATATTTGGACACGTTATTGAAGCCACAAAAAATTTAGGGAATGGCGAACATGCTGAGATTCTTTGGTGGAAGTCACCAACGGCAGACATTAACATAACTGCGGGTCTTGCTATCGTTATCTTTATTTTAATGAATTATCTTGGACTCAAGCTGAACCGTAAACATTATTTGAGACATTATATTGAACCGTTTCCGATTTTCCTTCCATTGAATATTATTGAGAATTTATCTAAGCCAGTTGCGCTTGCAATTCGGTTATTCGCTAATATATTCGCTGGGGAAGTCCTGATTACTGTTATCCTGAAGCTTAGTTTCATAGGGATTCCGTTTCTCGCGGTTTGGCAAGGATTTAGTATATTTATAGGCGCTTTACAAGCCTTCATATTTACGATTCTGAGTATGGTGTACATCGCTCAAACAACGATTCATGAAGACCATTAA
- a CDS encoding ATP synthase subunit I, producing MDDIASIVKGVTRLSLIILAGLLMGWALHPESRIYSLGMALGMVAGLVNTRYLSAKVRKVAHAVATQQTRAFSLGFITRISFALLAVMFSVKIEHFSLELTIAGLFLPQLLTIPVGIYLSVKKMI from the coding sequence ATGGATGATATAGCTTCCATTGTGAAGGGTGTCACCAGACTGTCATTGATTATCTTGGCAGGGTTATTAATGGGGTGGGCCCTTCATCCGGAATCCAGAATTTATTCTCTGGGTATGGCCCTGGGAATGGTAGCAGGTTTGGTAAATACTCGCTATCTCTCAGCGAAAGTCCGGAAAGTTGCACACGCCGTAGCAACCCAACAAACGAGGGCATTTAGCCTAGGCTTCATAACCCGAATTAGTTTCGCCCTTCTGGCTGTGATGTTCTCCGTGAAGATCGAACATTTTTCACTTGAACTAACCATTGCTGGACTCTTCTTACCGCAGCTTTTGACCATTCCTGTAGGTATATATTTGAGTGTGAAAAAGATGATTTAA
- a CDS encoding ATPase F0F1 translates to MNEPNNNNNIWQTALHLGTAGGLLSTYILIGFFGGRWLRGLYNGPSYWLAIGTISGLVLGAIHVFVLIKKFLGEQDG, encoded by the coding sequence ATGAATGAACCGAACAATAATAACAATATTTGGCAAACAGCGTTGCATCTTGGTACAGCTGGAGGTCTGCTATCAACCTATATTCTCATCGGATTTTTCGGAGGGAGATGGCTTAGGGGTCTGTATAATGGACCTAGTTATTGGCTGGCGATTGGAACCATTTCAGGGCTAGTTCTAGGGGCTATTCATGTTTTCGTATTGATCAAAAAATTTTTGGGGGAACAAGATGGATGA